The Marinifilum sp. JC120 genome window below encodes:
- a CDS encoding peptidase M23: MSRFHFKTYLFVAAFMLLTLCSAKILSADSTVSRLKDEIQDTKHTVTQQKQELLKLTREERSMFGELATIEDRITDVERELFRQEDDLAGIMEDEQAAKADQRVLEDELSEIVDKLKSMLTKLWPVHSRKLENKFGSLDDWEKADRNFVWLASLYKETKTELNKAQEKADEISVNLEVQKDLRLKAQAKLSEINSTKDGLLKDKLSLLAGIKSIRALKISREQELKGLLDTINKLNYRLKSLTSRKIATFKGSLPRPCEGNVKVRFKPSAKPPVRGVGIQTTGNVDVKSVFWGKVVHNDTLRGFGRVVIIYHGYNYYSLYAYLAESFVKTGQEVEKDEIIGKTGYYPNLKETGLYFELRFHQKPVNPQKWLARN, translated from the coding sequence ATACCTGTTTGTCGCAGCTTTTATGCTGCTGACGTTGTGCAGCGCTAAAATTCTCTCAGCGGATTCCACTGTAAGCAGGCTAAAGGATGAAATTCAGGACACAAAGCACACCGTCACGCAGCAAAAGCAGGAACTGCTCAAGCTGACCCGCGAAGAACGCAGCATGTTCGGAGAACTTGCCACAATCGAAGACCGTATCACCGATGTGGAACGGGAACTTTTCCGGCAGGAAGACGACCTTGCGGGCATCATGGAAGATGAACAGGCTGCCAAGGCGGATCAGCGTGTTCTCGAAGATGAACTTTCAGAAATCGTTGATAAGCTGAAATCCATGCTGACCAAACTATGGCCAGTCCACTCCCGCAAGCTTGAAAATAAATTCGGTTCACTTGATGACTGGGAAAAGGCAGACCGCAATTTTGTCTGGCTGGCCTCCTTATATAAAGAGACCAAAACTGAGCTGAATAAAGCACAGGAAAAAGCCGATGAAATCTCAGTCAACCTTGAAGTCCAGAAAGACCTACGCTTGAAAGCGCAAGCCAAGCTATCAGAAATCAACAGTACCAAAGACGGATTGCTGAAGGATAAGTTGAGCCTGCTTGCCGGTATTAAAAGTATCCGCGCCCTCAAGATCAGCAGAGAGCAGGAACTGAAAGGGCTTCTTGATACAATCAACAAACTGAATTACAGACTTAAGAGCCTAACAAGCAGAAAAATTGCCACATTTAAAGGATCTTTACCCCGTCCGTGCGAGGGGAATGTCAAAGTCCGGTTCAAGCCTTCCGCCAAACCGCCAGTGCGCGGTGTCGGAATCCAGACCACTGGAAATGTTGATGTAAAATCAGTCTTCTGGGGCAAAGTCGTGCATAACGACACACTCAGAGGATTCGGGCGGGTTGTGATTATTTATCACGGCTACAACTACTACTCCCTTTACGCCTACCTTGCCGAAAGTTTTGTTAAAACCGGCCAGGAGGTTGAAAAGGATGAAATTATCGGTAAAACAGGGTATTACCCTAACTTAAAAGAAACGGGACTCTATTTTGAATTGCGTTTTCATCAGAAACCCGTTAACCCGCAAAAATGGCTTGCCCGAAATTAA